From Neofelis nebulosa isolate mNeoNeb1 chromosome X, mNeoNeb1.pri, whole genome shotgun sequence:
GGACCAATATGGATAGAAACTTCTGAAATGTGCACTGATTGAAGGACCACAGGTACTTAGAGAAATCAGTTACCAAACCACAGGTTTAAATGTGCAGTAACACAagcaaaaaaggtaaagaaaacagttgttaatgtatttattatacagAGGAGAGCAAATTCACTCAAGTATGACAGCAAACCCAGAAGCATGGAAGGGAATGATTGATCAAAGCATgtataaaaatagtattaaagtACTTAGTATCTATTTTTGTTACAGATATCTTTCTGAGAAACATTCAGCACTAACGGTGACTTGTAACTGTCTGTCCCCAAAGTATCTGGTTGCAAAAGAGAGCTCGGGCAGGAGGAAAAAGGCCACTCTTCAAGCACCATGTCGGGAACTCTGCGGACACTGCCTTCCCACGCCTTGGCTGCAGGCGTGGGAAGAAGTCCACGAACATTGCATACACCCACGTCAGTACGCATACACCCAGTCAGTACGCACATATCCACGTCAGTACGCACACACGTTGCACCAGGCCTTTCCTGCGCATGCCCATTGTTAAGAAAGACCGTTGCTGAGCACGCGCCCTGCTGCCCACGCGTCCTGTGAGCAGAGCTGAGGAAGAAGCGGTGGTGTGGGCGGTGTCGTGATCTTTCTGGCTGCCTGCCCTCAACCGGTAGGTCCACAAATCAGTCCTTCCAGGACTTTAAGTGTGAGTGACTGTGAGGAGAGTGCCAGTGGGCCTCGGGCGGGTCGGGACGGTAGATCTGTGGCCTCGGAGGAGGAAGTTGCTAGGAGTTAGCGTTCTTCTCCTCACAGGCGTCGCGGCCGCCATGGCCCTCGTCCTCGTGGCGGTGGCACGGGGACAAGTGAGGACAGCTGGCGGCCGAGGACGGGGGAGGTGAAGACAGGGTGGGTCTTGGGGGCGTTCTTTGAGGTATCTGAGTCCTGCAAGCACCTGGAACTGCCGGCGGAGCACTGAAGCCAGAGTCCTCAGTGGGACCCTGGGTGGGAGGCGGGCCAGGCGGTACAGAACAGGTCTGGAACGGGTGCctgtgggcgggggtggggagcggtcagtaggttaagtggctgacgctggatctcaggtcaggtctagatctcagggtggtgagttcgagccccacctgggctccaggatggccgtgaagtctacttaaaacaaaaaacaaaaaacggtgtGTGGGGCTGGAAACGGGGAACGGTGTGGGGTTGGAGCTGCGTCCCGGAGATTTGTATCGCACTGTGCAGGGTGTCAAGGGAGGAGCCGGCTCACTGGTCAGTATCGAAACTAGACACCTTGAGCCCTGGTGGTGGGAAGACAGCCATAGGCAGTACGCAAACGATTAAGACTTCTCTGTGTTCCAAGGAAACCTTATTTAAGAGGCAAAATGGGCCCAGTAACTGGGAATGTGGAAACAGTAGCGACTCAGGTTTAAATATCCAGCATTGTTTTCTCACATGCCTTTATGATGGGGAATCTAGCTGTGAAACTAAGCCTCGCGTTTTCTCCTGTCCTTAAGGTGATTTGACTGCCAGTTTGGCCGATGTGAATGATCTTGCAGCCCGTTTATTTGGTGTGACCACAGCATGTACACTATCCTTACGCAAGGttgattttgaaagtattttcaaagtaaaaaaaaattaaaatgttacgcCTTGGAGGTGGTGTACCTAGCCTTTAGaatacattttccaaatactGATATTCTACTTTCAGGGTGAAAAATGAGTGGGCGTGTGAGAACAAGGtctaaatctaaacaaagaaagGATGATGGCAAGGCTAACCAGCCAGCTGCACCTGTGGCTGTGAGTACTTCAGCAATTGATGTTCTATACCATCAGTTTACTTCTCTGAAAATTTTGTTGACCTACCAACGTACAGATACAGTGATAAAAGTTTCtttgctgggaaggggcaggaaacaTTGAACCAGAAGGATTCCATACTTGTGTTCCCTGGGTAAATATACCCTATGACTCCTTTGTCATGCTTACTAACAACAAGTTGTACGTATCCATCCCAGCATAGTTTAAAATAGCCTCCAGAGTGCTTGTGGGTACCTCTTCCGGGTAGCCACTCTGTGGGAAGagtaactcttttttaatttaaattttacttagcgtacagtgcaatattggcttcaggagtagacttcagtgattcatcacttacgtacaacacccagcgctcatcacaagtgccctccttatcaCCTGTCACCCATCTGTgccatcctccacccccacctacctccatcaagcctcactttgttctctatccttaagagtctcttgtgatttgtttccccCTCTCCTTTATTGTTACTTCCCTCCccatatgttcctctgttttattattaaattccacatatgagtgaaatcatagggtacttgtttttctctgattgacttctttcacttagcataatacattctagccccatccacattgttgcaaatggcaagattttaataccttttgatgactaatattccattatatgtatgtgtatataaatggcCATATAACTTTTAGGAATACAATATAGAACtatattttataagtgtttttatacttatttattatttgatataAAATGCGTAACATAGGTTTATATTATTGGCATGCATTAATGCAACtttttgttcacacacacacgcacaccctagGCCCAGCAGCCCAGTGATGAGCAGCCTCAACAAAGGGAGGCACCCACTGAGTGTCAGGATATTATGCCGGAGCGAGAGAAAGCAGTTGAAGAAGCACCTCTGGATGAaggtgaagggaaagggaaaaagaatgctTATGGGGGCACAGGGTATATTTTTGCATCATGCATTATGACGtaacaggacaaaacaaaaccttagaagagaatctcagccatttcctgaaaattgtttcaaaatgtgAATAGAGTATAGTTTACAGCTGTATTCACTCTAAcgaatttcccctttttcttcaagatttaaTCTGCTTGAACATGCAGTCTGTTCTAAATCAGAGGAAACTGTTTACtacaaaagtatacattttttcacTAGTTGAATGTGTTCTTCTTAGAACATTTTTGCGTGGCCTTTTCCTTCCCTGCATCAAAAGTGTAAGCTGGTTTTAACAGTGTGTGCAGAGTGCCGAGTCAGCATATCTTATAACATCAGGAATAAAGAAGATTTGCATAGGGATGGtagcctcattttataaataagaaaactaaggttcaGGGATTGTGGCTTGCCAAAGACTGCTTGACACATGGAGACATAACTCAGATTTCATTACACGGTTTTTGTACTTCCTACCATCTGTGTTGTTATACCAAAATGTGAGTGCTTTTGTATAAAATGCATTAAGACTCAAATGTGTCTGTACTGTAAAATAGCGTAGTACAGGCACAGGAATAAATGAAGTTCAGTGGAGCAAGAGATAGACTCCAGAAAAAGGCTCGAGGAATGACAGCCACCATTTCCTTTGCTTAATCATTTGATATGGTACATTTGGGAAACGCTGTATAATTTGGGAGACTGGCATATAGGTAAACTATATTAGTGTGATTTTTAAGTGGCTTTAGGAGGTGTTTAACAACTTATGATTAGGAAAATCAAAAGTATCTTAAAAGGATCATGAAACGGAAATTACCAGCTTCCAAAGAAAGTATTTTCATCAAATACTTGTATGGAATTATTGACATCATTCAGGCCATGGATTATTTCAGGAATTCGCTGGTGAGAGGTTTCTACGATAGGACTGATGACAAAGTCCATTAATTTCTTTCCACCCTGCTCCCTTTATT
This genomic window contains:
- the LOC131501821 gene encoding P antigen family member 3-like; amino-acid sequence: MSGRVRTRSKSKQRKDDGKANQPAAPVAAQQPSDEQPQQREAPTECQDIMPEREKAVEEAPLDEGPDLESGIQELPVPKSGGKSEDDSDVKGADVPTLEPVKMPEADMLSIENAK